One Bradyrhizobium zhanjiangense DNA segment encodes these proteins:
- a CDS encoding acyltransferase family protein: MPARRALEALASAKQRPLPGELEPGGSPSVGSGEINPGPVLPMNPGANVTFSNLRAVVILIVVAFHSALPYLASQPPHPFAFDAPPYRWIAFPIIDRERWFGLDLFCAWQDVSLMSLMFLLAGLFTPHGLIRKGAAAYLAERWWRIGLPFVLAVALLSPVAYYSSYLTTATDPSPAAFWQHWRALPMWPAGPQWFLWQLLLLSGLAAALHELMPSWPRAASLIVARCDDRPLLFFAGLTILSALAYVPLAMIFTPWEWTFFGLLSFQLSRPLHYLLYFSAGFAIGSYGCDRSIFRIDGPLARHWPTWVAAACACFALWGGLTSLTMPDWNASPPAYRLAAAFAFPPACATGVIAFVASSLALLRRRSALADSLSTNAYGIYLTHYPFVLWLQYALLGTRLNAVAKAAFVLIVALALSWAASGFLAAGVRLLVHRHSGLPGKGAISDQPR, translated from the coding sequence ATGCCGGCGCGCCGGGCGCTGGAGGCGTTGGCTTCAGCAAAACAGCGTCCGCTGCCCGGCGAATTGGAACCAGGTGGATCGCCTTCGGTTGGTTCCGGCGAGATCAATCCTGGGCCGGTGCTCCCCATGAACCCTGGCGCCAACGTCACATTCAGCAACTTGCGCGCTGTCGTCATCCTGATCGTGGTCGCCTTCCATTCGGCCCTTCCCTACCTCGCCTCTCAGCCGCCGCATCCGTTCGCCTTCGACGCGCCGCCCTATCGGTGGATCGCGTTTCCGATCATCGACCGCGAGCGCTGGTTCGGGCTGGACCTGTTCTGCGCATGGCAGGACGTCAGCTTGATGTCCCTGATGTTCCTTTTGGCGGGCCTGTTCACCCCGCACGGCCTCATCCGCAAGGGCGCTGCCGCCTATCTCGCGGAGCGGTGGTGGCGAATTGGATTGCCCTTCGTCCTGGCGGTCGCCCTTCTCAGTCCGGTGGCGTACTACTCCTCATATCTGACGACCGCGACCGACCCATCGCCTGCGGCATTTTGGCAGCACTGGCGCGCTTTGCCGATGTGGCCCGCGGGCCCGCAATGGTTCTTGTGGCAGCTTCTGTTGCTCAGCGGCCTGGCCGCTGCACTGCATGAACTGATGCCATCATGGCCACGGGCTGCGAGCCTGATCGTCGCCCGGTGCGACGATCGTCCGCTGCTGTTCTTTGCAGGCCTCACAATTCTGTCGGCACTGGCCTATGTCCCGCTTGCGATGATCTTTACGCCCTGGGAATGGACATTTTTCGGCCTATTGTCTTTCCAGCTAAGCCGCCCGCTGCACTATCTCCTCTATTTCTCCGCGGGATTTGCCATCGGCAGCTACGGCTGTGATCGCAGTATCTTCCGCATCGACGGCCCACTCGCGCGCCACTGGCCCACCTGGGTTGCCGCAGCATGTGCCTGCTTTGCACTGTGGGGCGGGCTGACCTCGCTGACGATGCCGGATTGGAATGCCAGCCCGCCCGCATACCGTCTCGCCGCGGCTTTCGCCTTTCCCCCTGCATGCGCAACAGGCGTGATCGCTTTCGTGGCCAGTTCGCTGGCATTGTTGCGTCGCCGCTCGGCGCTCGCCGATAGTCTTTCGACCAATGCCTACGGCATTTACCTCACGCATTACCCGTTCGTGCTGTGGCTGCAATATGCGCTGCTCGGCACGAGACTGAATGCCGTCGCCAAAGCCGCGTTCGTCCTCATCGTGGCACTGGCTCTGAGCTGGGCCGCGAGCGGATTCCTCGCCGCAGGCGTCAGACTGCTGGTGCACCGGCATTCCGGACTCCCGGGCAAGGGCGCTATCTCAGATCAACCTCGATGA